From the Halobacteriovorax sp. GB3 genome, the window ATTCAAGCGGAAAAAGAGGTTGATTATATTTTCTTTCTTAATGAGAAAAAGAAGTCGATGTTTAACATTCCAAAGGAACTATTGGAATTAGAAAAAGGGCATGATCTCTTTATTACTAAAGAAGTCAAAGTTAAAGATCGCGTAGTTGGTCATATTAAACTTGGTTATAATAAGTCTGAAAATAAAAAGGCACTTACAGCGGCCTTGATTAAAATTGTCACAGTCGTTATTGCTGGGCAGGTCATTTTATCAATTGCTGTTGCCTTTCTTGTGCGAAGATTGTCAAAAGAATTAGAGAAAAATATTGAAAGTCTAAAAGATACATCGATCCGTTCAAAAGAGAGTTCAGAGAAACTAAGACATGCCAGTGAACTTCTTTCTTCATCATCTAATGAACAGGCCAGTGCTATACAAGAAACAGTGGCAACACTTGATGAAATTTCAGCAATGGTAAAAACGAGTGCGACAAACGCATCTGACAGTAGTGAACGAGCGGATGAGTCGTATCAAGTTACGGTTAAAGGGAAAGAGAGTATTGGAGAACTTGCTAATGTTATAAATATGATTATTCAAAATAATCAAAAGATTAAAGAGCAGATGGACGAAAATTCACAGAACTTAGATAGTATCTCTTCAACAATTAATGAAATATCGACAAAAACTAGTGTTATTAATGATATCGTTTTTCAAACAAAACTTCTCTCATTTAATGCATCTGTTGAAGCTGCAAGAGCCGGAGAGTCGGGGAAAGGCTTCGCTGTAGTTGCAGAAGAGGTTGGGAATTTAGCAACAATGAGTGGAAAGGCATCACAAGAGATATCTGAAATGCTTGCAAGTAGTACTGATAAGGTCGAGTCTATTGCAAAATATTCGAAAGAGCAGATCGAAAAAATCGTCGCTGAAGGTGATAGACAAATGGATCTTGTGTCTGAGATTATTAAAACCTGTGAAGATTCTTTTGATCAAGTTGTTAGTAACGTTTCTGAAGTCAAAGAAATGATGAATCAAGTTGCTAGTGCCGTTTCTGAACAATCGGTAGGTGTTGAAAATATCACACAGGCCATGAATGAACTTGATTCAACTGTGCAAGAAAATACAAGAGGTGCACAGGAAACCTATGGGCATGCAGAGAACCTTTCTACTCAGTCAGAACTTTTAGATAGAATTGTAGAAAGTCTATTTAAAACGGTAAACGGAAATAAGAAAAAGAGCGGAAAATCGAAAGAATCTTTGTTACAATTTAAAAAAAAAGAAACGAAAGTCGTAAGAGATAAAAAGGCCGCGTAAGTGAGAGATGAAAGAGTATTTAAGATTCTAACAGAGAATGAGTGGGATAAATTTCAAAAAGAAAAAGAGAGCGCTGGCACTGAACTAGATATAAAAGATGGTTTTATACACCTTTGTAGTAGAGAACAGGCCATTGGCGTCATCGATAGGTACTTTAAAGATATGAACGTGATTACTCTCGAACTGACTAATCAAGATTTATTAGATGCAATTAGATGGGAATCATCTACTAATAATGAGTATTTTCCTCACTTGTATGTTGAAAGAATTTATTTGCATGACTTTCAGATATGTCATATTCATTCATGAGGTACTCTTTCGATTTCACTTGAACATATCTTGATAGTAATTGAGTTGCAAAATAACTTCCTACACCATAATCATTCACTTCAATATCTTTCAAAGTTTGAATAAACTCTTCATTTAAAATATTAACATTCCTATAGTATGGAGCATTACTTAGTCCCGACTTGAGAGAGGCGATGGCCATCTCATTAATGTGATCAATAACTGCGTTGATTGATGTTTTCATTTTCTCTTTAAGAGCAAAGAATTCACTATTCTTTGTATAGCCAGCTTTTTCATAACCACATCTTAAAAGAGTGATAACTTCTAAATTATCTTCGTCAAGAAAGTAAGCTCGTCTTTGATTGAGAAAATTTTCTGATTGAATATCATTTTCACATATAGCTATATATGAATTAGTTCTCTTTTTAGTGATTATTCGTTTTAGATTTTCATCGATGCAACTTCTTTGTTCATCAGGACAAGTTTCTTTTAACTCTTTTACGACGAGGTAACCTTTATAAGAATTTAACTGACCTGGGAGATGTTCTCCATTTTGTATTGTTTTGAGCGCAGTACTCTTTAAAATTGTAATCACATCATTTCTTTTAAGGTTAGAGAAAATTGAGAGCCAATTGGCAACAGTCGCAGCTACCATCGGTGTTGCTCCACTTGTCTCTCCAAAGGAGCTGATCTCGTTGTGAGCATTTATTGTTTGTTGATAATGATCAGCAGGAGCTAGGATAACAACATTCTTATCAATTTGAGTTGAATTTGTCACAAGTCCACTAGGGGAGTATGAACCCACTAAAATGGCCTTTGATTCTGATTCCCAAGGGTTAACTCTCTTTGGAAAATCATTTCCCGAGGCCAAAAACCATAAGATGTCTTGCTCATGTGCACGTTCTGCCACTTTCGAAACTGAATCAGTTCTCCATCCGAGTGAATTACTAATAATTCTTGTTTTAGGACTTTGTTTCAACGACTCGTCTAAAATATATGAATAATTAAAATCATACATAGCTTTCGCTAAGAGATTTAATTGGACTTTTTCAGATCCCCCAAATCTCGAATGATTGATTACATTAGCTACATTTGTACCGTGATGATCGGCGACATTTCTATTTCGATGTGTTTTAGAATCAACGCGTACTTTATTTGGGACATTAATTGCTTTTCTTGTAAAACCACTATCAATGACAGTCACTGGAATATAATCCTCATTTTCATTTCCATTTGATGATATTTCCATTCTAACAAGATCATTGCCAGAGTATTCGAGAGACCAGTCAGGAGTAAGTTTTTTATCTAAGATATCGATTGATTCAATCTCCTTAATAAGAAATTTATTTTGAGATTCGATCGTTTTGTTCTTTCTGGTAATTGAGCTTTGAATTTCTTGAATTGTCGCTGTTAATACTTTTTGTACATATGGAATCTTTCCGTAGTGTCTAGGCGTCCACATATTTGTCCCAAGCCAATTCCTGACTATGTAGAAAAATTGATGGGCATTAGAAATGTCTTCACTTTTTAATTCAGAGAGAGACGTTTTAAAATTTCTATATTCGTCATTCAATGTTTCTGTAAAAATATGTTTTTCATTAAGTATTAATGCTGAAAAATAGTCTGCAAAAAGCTCTTCGTAATGTTCGATATAACTATTTTGTTTTAAAGCATAAGGAGAAGAGGCAAATAGGTTATAGTCTCTTGTATGTCTTGTCTTTCTTCGAGCATATTCTAACGATTGCTTATCT encodes:
- a CDS encoding methyl-accepting chemotaxis protein; amino-acid sequence: MKNWSMQKKLIVITNMISMFIMFGLGVVILNDKAKILNHSLESKMTMVIESLGLSTKALFWNFDNASLEALAKQIQAEKEVDYIFFLNEKKKSMFNIPKELLELEKGHDLFITKEVKVKDRVVGHIKLGYNKSENKKALTAALIKIVTVVIAGQVILSIAVAFLVRRLSKELEKNIESLKDTSIRSKESSEKLRHASELLSSSSNEQASAIQETVATLDEISAMVKTSATNASDSSERADESYQVTVKGKESIGELANVINMIIQNNQKIKEQMDENSQNLDSISSTINEISTKTSVINDIVFQTKLLSFNASVEAARAGESGKGFAVVAEEVGNLATMSGKASQEISEMLASSTDKVESIAKYSKEQIEKIVAEGDRQMDLVSEIIKTCEDSFDQVVSNVSEVKEMMNQVASAVSEQSVGVENITQAMNELDSTVQENTRGAQETYGHAENLSTQSELLDRIVESLFKTVNGNKKKSGKSKESLLQFKKKETKVVRDKKAA
- a CDS encoding DUF952 domain-containing protein gives rise to the protein MRDERVFKILTENEWDKFQKEKESAGTELDIKDGFIHLCSREQAIGVIDRYFKDMNVITLELTNQDLLDAIRWESSTNNEYFPHLYVERIYLHDFQICHIHS
- a CDS encoding S8/S53 family peptidase — protein: MNLKSILSIIIFLSIKISFATSCPSEVLSSHIENISEIHIFYKQDDDCKKQKKEALILKGRIEKTMELAIDFSFNSKPVTIILENANFNPHYDKSGRIYLPFSISINGNEILGKNRQAIIIHEYAHHVIKGEIQKEVIPLQRFLKKIESLSHEKFELKQFEDKQSLEYARRKTRHTRDYNLFASSPYALKQNSYIEHYEELFADYFSALILNEKHIFTETLNDEYRNFKTSLSELKSEDISNAHQFFYIVRNWLGTNMWTPRHYGKIPYVQKVLTATIQEIQSSITRKNKTIESQNKFLIKEIESIDILDKKLTPDWSLEYSGNDLVRMEISSNGNENEDYIPVTVIDSGFTRKAINVPNKVRVDSKTHRNRNVADHHGTNVANVINHSRFGGSEKVQLNLLAKAMYDFNYSYILDESLKQSPKTRIISNSLGWRTDSVSKVAERAHEQDILWFLASGNDFPKRVNPWESESKAILVGSYSPSGLVTNSTQIDKNVVILAPADHYQQTINAHNEISSFGETSGATPMVAATVANWLSIFSNLKRNDVITILKSTALKTIQNGEHLPGQLNSYKGYLVVKELKETCPDEQRSCIDENLKRIITKKRTNSYIAICENDIQSENFLNQRRAYFLDEDNLEVITLLRCGYEKAGYTKNSEFFALKEKMKTSINAVIDHINEMAIASLKSGLSNAPYYRNVNILNEEFIQTLKDIEVNDYGVGSYFATQLLSRYVQVKSKEYLMNEYDISESHANKFFQHTSEENTHY